Part of the Pseudobdellovibrionaceae bacterium genome is shown below.
CGCAAAGAAAAAGGTAGCGAAGAAGAAGACGGCCAAAAAAGTGGCTAAGAAGAAGACAAGCAAATAATCGATTGAATTGAGAGGTTGTCATGGCATCGAAAAAAGCAGCGGGTAGTACGAAAAACGGTCGCGATAGTAAGAGTAAGCGCCTAGGCGTGAAGCGATTTGGTGGACAAGCTGTGCGCTCAGGAACCATCATCGTACGACAACGAGGCACGAAATTTCACCTTGGAAACAATGTAAAAATAGGTCGCGACCATACTATTTATTCAGTGATTGATGGTCGAGTGAAGTTTGAACGGGTAGACAAACGTAAGTTTCGCGTAAGTGTTTATCCGGAACAAGCTGTCGCTTAACGCCTAGTAGAGATCTCAGGGCGCCCTTTCGGGCGACCCTTCAAAATGAAATTTATAGACGAAGTAAAAATATTAGTGGCTTCTGGAAAAGGTGGGCCGGGTTGTGTGTCGTTCCGCAAGGAAGCCCTTGCGCCTCGTGGCGGTCCGGATGGGGGAGATGGGGGGCGCGGAGGTGATGTGATCTTCCGGGTGGACTCTCGACTGCACTCATTGTTGGACCTGCGTATTAAGCGAAAATATCAAGCCGGTAATGGTCGTCCCGGAATGGGGAGAAATTGCGATGGTCCTGACGGGGAAGACCTTATTATTAAGGTGCCGCCAGGCACAGTGGTTAAAGGTCCCGATGGAGACATACTTGTCGACCTCAGCGAGGAAGGTGACAGTATTTTTTTAAAAGGCGGCCTCG
Proteins encoded:
- the rpmA gene encoding 50S ribosomal protein L27, whose product is MASKKAAGSTKNGRDSKSKRLGVKRFGGQAVRSGTIIVRQRGTKFHLGNNVKIGRDHTIYSVIDGRVKFERVDKRKFRVSVYPEQAVA